In one Halanaerobium saccharolyticum subsp. saccharolyticum DSM 6643 genomic region, the following are encoded:
- a CDS encoding threonine aldolase family protein, whose product MEIKVDLISDTGTRPSQDMRRFMAEAEVGDEQLGEDPSVNRLCRMAAEMLGKDEAIYLPSGLMANQISFAVHTKQGDEIIMDQTAHPIHYESAALAVISGASIRPLKGEGGIFTVEQAKEAIRDDDYHSPQTKVISIEQTTNLGGGRIWPLERIKEIAELAVDNNLKMHMDGARMLNAAVAADVNPAEYGQYFDSIWLDLSKGLGAPVGSVLAGSAEFIEQARFWKQRLGGAMRQAGIIAAGGIFALEHNVARLKEDHKHAKMLAETIADQKGLEIDPDTVETNIVLFSVADGKADLFADELLEKGIRVSRMEGKLRAVTHLDLSLEDIRYAVKHIEKTAKDIFV is encoded by the coding sequence ATGGAAATTAAAGTTGATTTAATTAGTGACACAGGAACTAGACCTTCTCAAGATATGAGAAGATTTATGGCTGAGGCTGAGGTTGGAGATGAACAGTTAGGAGAAGATCCAAGTGTTAATCGTCTTTGTAGAATGGCGGCTGAAATGCTTGGTAAAGATGAAGCAATTTATTTACCTTCTGGTTTAATGGCAAATCAAATTTCTTTTGCTGTACATACAAAACAGGGTGATGAAATAATAATGGATCAGACAGCACATCCTATTCATTATGAAAGTGCTGCACTTGCTGTTATTTCTGGAGCTTCAATTAGGCCTTTAAAAGGTGAAGGTGGAATCTTTACTGTTGAACAGGCCAAAGAAGCAATTCGAGATGATGATTATCATAGTCCACAAACTAAGGTTATTTCTATCGAGCAGACTACTAATTTAGGTGGGGGAAGAATCTGGCCTTTAGAGAGGATTAAAGAAATAGCAGAGTTAGCAGTTGATAATAATTTAAAGATGCACATGGATGGAGCAAGAATGTTAAATGCTGCAGTGGCCGCAGATGTTAATCCAGCAGAATATGGCCAGTATTTTGATTCAATCTGGCTTGATTTAAGTAAAGGTTTAGGTGCACCAGTAGGTTCTGTGCTAGCGGGGTCAGCCGAGTTTATTGAGCAGGCTAGATTTTGGAAGCAGAGATTGGGAGGAGCTATGAGACAGGCTGGAATTATAGCAGCTGGAGGCATTTTTGCTTTAGAACATAATGTTGCTCGTTTAAAAGAAGATCATAAACATGCAAAAATGCTTGCAGAAACAATTGCTGACCAGAAGGGTTTAGAAATTGATCCTGATACTGTAGAAACCAATATTGTTCTTTTTTCCGTAGCTGATGGTAAAGCAGATTTATTTGCTGATGAGCTTTTAGAGAAGGGAATTAGAGTTAGTAGAATGGAAGGTAAATTAAGAGCCGTTACCCATTTAGATTTGAGTTTAGAAGATATACGTTATGCAGTTAAGCATATTGAAAAAACAGCTAAGGATATTTTTGTATAA
- the phoU gene encoding phosphate signaling complex protein PhoU has protein sequence MEQVYEKKREQLLSDLSDMSEVAEEMLQNVMKALENVDVDAAHEVISRDDVVDNYLITIEEEVSRLLTLDQPLASDTWFSIAMIKIANDLERIGDQATNIAEILLELKHDGILKPLVMIPELADIVSDMLDVVLEAFSTRNADLAEAACRMDEKADNLYEDIYHKAIKMISKKEDREEIKHIVQHINLAKSLERVGDHATNIGEETIFFVTGKRVKY, from the coding sequence ATGGAACAGGTGTATGAAAAAAAGCGTGAACAGCTTCTAAGTGATCTCAGTGATATGAGTGAAGTTGCAGAAGAAATGCTGCAAAATGTAATGAAGGCGCTCGAAAATGTAGATGTTGATGCAGCTCATGAAGTTATCAGTAGAGATGATGTTGTAGATAATTATTTAATTACTATTGAGGAAGAGGTTTCACGCTTGTTAACCCTGGATCAACCACTGGCATCTGATACCTGGTTTAGTATTGCAATGATCAAAATTGCCAATGACTTAGAAAGAATTGGAGACCAAGCAACAAATATAGCAGAAATTTTATTAGAATTAAAGCACGATGGGATTTTAAAACCTTTAGTTATGATTCCAGAGCTTGCTGATATCGTAAGTGATATGTTAGATGTAGTTTTAGAAGCGTTTTCTACCAGAAATGCTGATCTGGCAGAAGCAGCCTGCCGAATGGATGAAAAGGCAGATAACCTTTATGAAGACATTTATCATAAAGCTATTAAAATGATAAGCAAAAAAGAGGATAGAGAAGAGATTAAACATATAGTACAGCACATTAATTTAGCTAAGTCTTTAGAGCGCGTTGGAGATCATGCTACTAATATTGGTGAAGAAACTATCTTTTTTGTTACCGGTAAAAGAGTTAAGTATTAA
- a CDS encoding AbgT family transporter, translating to MLSNKKDLSLIDRFLNRIERTGNKLPHPVILFFILSFAVLVLSWVVSLFEVAVTHPGTGETIRAVNLLSKSGIRRIFTEAVGNFTGFAPLGVVLVAMLGVGIAEKSGLISAALKKTVLSAPDKYITAVVIFAGIMSNIASDAGYVVLVPLGAVIFAAKGRHPIVGLAAAFAGVSGGFSANLLISTLDPLLAGLSQEAAQLIDPTYTIPPTVNYYFMVASTFIVTTIGTWVTENIVAPRFGEYTGDHEEELEKITAEENAGLKSALIWLGVTLAIILLMTVPENGILRSDAGNLIMGSTPFVGGMVPLIAIFFFVPGLAYGRKTGSIANSDDIARYLDETMSGMGGYITLAFAAGQFVAYFNWSKLGTILAIGGADFLQSINFTGLPLIILFILVAGLINLFIGSASAKWAIMAPVFVPMLMQLGYSPEFAQMAYRIGDSTTNIITPLMPYFAIIIAFAKKYDEDVGIGTLISTMVPYSIAFMIGWTILLVIWFIFNLPIGPGGVLFY from the coding sequence ATGCTAAGTAATAAAAAAGATTTAAGTTTAATAGATCGATTTTTAAATCGAATAGAAAGAACAGGAAATAAACTTCCGCATCCAGTTATTTTATTTTTTATCTTATCATTTGCCGTATTAGTTTTATCCTGGGTTGTTAGTTTATTCGAAGTTGCAGTAACACATCCAGGTACCGGCGAAACTATCAGGGCAGTTAATTTATTATCTAAATCAGGTATTCGCAGAATATTTACTGAAGCAGTAGGGAACTTTACTGGTTTTGCACCGCTGGGAGTAGTCCTTGTAGCTATGTTAGGTGTTGGAATTGCAGAAAAATCAGGTTTGATTTCAGCAGCACTGAAAAAAACAGTTTTAAGTGCTCCGGATAAATATATTACAGCAGTTGTAATTTTTGCAGGTATTATGTCTAATATTGCTTCAGATGCGGGTTATGTGGTCTTAGTACCTTTAGGAGCTGTTATTTTCGCCGCCAAAGGAAGACATCCAATTGTTGGTCTGGCTGCTGCTTTTGCTGGTGTCTCTGGAGGATTTAGTGCTAATTTACTAATTTCTACCTTGGATCCATTACTTGCCGGACTTTCGCAGGAAGCAGCTCAATTAATTGATCCTACTTATACTATTCCTCCAACAGTCAATTATTACTTTATGGTTGCTTCAACTTTTATAGTTACTACTATAGGTACCTGGGTCACTGAAAATATTGTTGCTCCTCGGTTTGGAGAATATACTGGTGATCATGAAGAAGAATTGGAAAAGATTACTGCAGAAGAAAATGCTGGTTTAAAGTCTGCATTAATCTGGCTGGGAGTAACTTTAGCAATCATCTTATTAATGACTGTTCCAGAAAACGGAATTTTAAGAAGTGATGCAGGAAATTTAATCATGGGATCGACTCCATTTGTGGGCGGTATGGTTCCATTAATCGCAATTTTCTTTTTTGTTCCCGGTCTGGCATATGGTAGAAAAACTGGTTCAATTGCAAATAGTGATGATATAGCTCGATATTTGGATGAAACTATGTCTGGTATGGGAGGCTATATTACTCTTGCTTTTGCAGCTGGCCAATTTGTTGCTTATTTTAATTGGTCAAAATTGGGAACTATCTTGGCAATTGGTGGAGCAGATTTTCTGCAGTCTATTAATTTCACCGGTCTGCCTTTAATAATTTTATTTATTTTAGTAGCTGGTTTAATTAATCTATTTATTGGTAGTGCATCTGCTAAGTGGGCGATTATGGCGCCTGTATTTGTACCAATGTTAATGCAGCTTGGTTATTCTCCAGAATTTGCCCAGATGGCTTATAGAATTGGTGATTCAACAACAAATATAATCACACCATTAATGCCATATTTTGCAATTATTATAGCTTTTGCTAAAAAATATGATGAAGATGTTGGAATTGGTACTCTGATCTCAACTATGGTCCCTTATTCAATAGCTTTTATGATTGGTTGGACTATTTTACTGGTTATTTGGTTTATCTTTAATTTACCAATTGGCCCAGGAGGAGTATTGTTCTATTAA
- a CDS encoding P1 family peptidase — MNNDITAVTGITVGHADDEKLGTGCTVIFSKGDFTIGAEIRGGAPGTREIALTDSRAAVNTPNAIFLSGGSAYGLDAAGGVMKYLREKNIGFQTGGGVVPIVPAAVIYDLEYKSNKYPDQEMAYQACLNADSNAQPNKSIGAAAGASCGKIMGMENASKTRLGHAACKSGDLIVAALAVVNAFGDLKNPETGEIIAGARDQSGSFINTEKTIINQPEINLGFLRENTTLIVVATNASLDKAEANRVSMMAHSGLSRTIYPVHTLLDGDSIFCLASNQIKADINQIGITAAEVVKEAILNSAP; from the coding sequence ATGAATAATGATATAACTGCTGTAACCGGAATTACAGTAGGACATGCTGATGATGAAAAATTAGGTACCGGCTGTACAGTAATCTTTAGTAAAGGTGACTTTACAATTGGGGCAGAAATTCGAGGTGGCGCTCCCGGGACCAGAGAAATAGCTCTGACAGACAGCAGAGCGGCAGTCAATACCCCAAATGCAATTTTCCTTAGTGGTGGCAGTGCTTATGGTCTAGATGCAGCCGGTGGGGTGATGAAATACTTACGAGAAAAAAATATTGGTTTTCAAACTGGTGGTGGAGTTGTTCCTATTGTCCCAGCTGCTGTTATTTATGACTTAGAATATAAAAGCAATAAATATCCTGATCAAGAAATGGCCTATCAGGCCTGTCTTAATGCTGATAGTAATGCCCAGCCAAATAAAAGTATTGGTGCAGCAGCTGGTGCCAGCTGTGGAAAAATAATGGGCATGGAAAATGCCAGTAAGACAAGGCTGGGCCATGCAGCTTGTAAAAGTGGAGATTTAATAGTTGCTGCGCTGGCAGTTGTTAATGCCTTTGGTGATCTTAAAAATCCTGAAACAGGAGAAATCATTGCAGGGGCCAGGGATCAATCCGGAAGCTTTATTAATACAGAAAAAACTATAATTAATCAGCCAGAAATTAATCTTGGTTTTTTGAGAGAAAACACAACTTTAATTGTGGTAGCAACTAATGCCAGTTTAGATAAAGCCGAAGCCAACCGGGTTTCGATGATGGCTCACAGCGGTTTAAGCCGCACAATTTATCCAGTACACACTCTTTTAGATGGTGACAGTATTTTTTGTTTAGCTTCAAATCAAATTAAAGCTGATATTAACCAAATTGGAATCACCGCGGCTGAAGTAGTAAAAGAAGCAATTTTAAATTCAGCTCCTTAA
- a CDS encoding bifunctional metallophosphatase/5'-nucleotidase, with amino-acid sequence MKFKKLSITLLTLILVMTLSFTILAEEVDLRIYHVNDVHSRVEEDDYAGSMGYAKMATLIKEARRERENVMFLDAGDTFHGQTIANINEGESISHILDLMDLDALTLGNHDFNFGQERLGELAEMSNFPFLAANLSREDGEEIPYTEDYLIKEYDGVKVGVFGLATPETTYKTHPKNVEGLVFENPVTTANSVVNELESKVDVVVALTHLGISEGSKYTSTMIAEEVPGIDLIIDGHSHNVIEEGMMVNDTMIVMAGEYSKYLGYVDLTVENGNVSNIKANLIPREETADVKEDYIISLVVERINRANEVITSQVVGRTAVELNGERGNIRTGETNLGNLIADAMRAKFNADAAITNGGGIRASIDQGEITQGEVITVLPFGNTTILMELSGADIKAALEHGVSEYPATEGLFPQVSGIKFTFDGDAEPGNRVQKVWVNGEMLDPNKMYTVATNDFMKAGGDGYSMFADAPIVSEAGGLEEVLMEYIEANAPVAPEVEGRITAE; translated from the coding sequence GTGAAATTCAAAAAATTATCTATTACTTTACTAACTTTAATTTTAGTGATGACTCTATCTTTTACTATTCTGGCAGAAGAGGTTGATTTAAGGATTTATCATGTAAATGATGTTCATTCCAGAGTCGAAGAAGATGATTATGCTGGCAGCATGGGTTATGCTAAAATGGCAACGCTGATCAAGGAAGCTAGAAGAGAAAGAGAAAATGTAATGTTCTTGGATGCTGGAGATACTTTCCATGGTCAGACTATTGCTAATATAAATGAAGGAGAATCTATCAGCCATATTTTAGACCTTATGGATTTAGATGCTCTAACTTTAGGAAATCATGATTTTAACTTTGGTCAAGAAAGATTAGGAGAATTAGCTGAAATGAGTAATTTCCCTTTTCTAGCTGCTAACTTAAGCAGAGAAGATGGAGAAGAAATTCCGTATACTGAAGATTATTTAATTAAAGAATATGATGGCGTTAAAGTAGGTGTATTTGGTTTAGCTACTCCTGAAACTACTTATAAAACACATCCTAAAAATGTTGAGGGATTGGTATTTGAAAACCCTGTTACCACAGCGAATTCTGTTGTAAATGAATTAGAAAGCAAAGTAGATGTAGTTGTTGCCTTAACTCATCTCGGAATTAGTGAAGGCAGCAAATATACAAGTACAATGATAGCAGAAGAAGTGCCAGGTATTGACTTGATAATTGATGGACATAGTCATAATGTTATCGAAGAAGGTATGATGGTTAATGATACAATGATTGTTATGGCAGGTGAATATTCTAAATATCTTGGTTATGTTGATTTAACAGTAGAAAATGGTAATGTTTCTAATATTAAAGCTAACTTAATTCCTAGAGAAGAAACTGCTGATGTTAAAGAAGATTATATAATTTCATTAGTTGTGGAAAGAATAAATAGAGCTAATGAAGTAATTACATCTCAGGTAGTTGGAAGAACAGCGGTTGAATTAAACGGTGAAAGAGGAAATATTCGTACTGGAGAAACTAATCTTGGTAATTTAATTGCAGATGCTATGAGAGCAAAATTTAATGCAGATGCTGCTATTACTAATGGTGGTGGAATTAGAGCTTCAATAGATCAAGGTGAAATTACTCAGGGTGAAGTTATTACAGTACTTCCATTTGGCAATACAACAATTTTGATGGAGCTTAGTGGTGCTGATATTAAAGCTGCTTTAGAACACGGTGTTTCGGAATATCCAGCTACTGAAGGTTTATTCCCACAGGTTTCAGGAATTAAATTTACCTTTGATGGTGATGCTGAACCTGGTAATAGAGTTCAGAAAGTTTGGGTTAATGGTGAAATGTTAGATCCAAACAAAATGTATACTGTTGCTACAAATGATTTCATGAAGGCTGGTGGAGACGGATACTCAATGTTTGCAGATGCTCCAATAGTTAGTGAAGCTGGAGGTCTGGAAGAAGTATTAATGGAATATATCGAAGCTAATGCTCCGGTAGCTCCAGAAGTTGAAGGAAGAATAACAGCCGAGTAA
- a CDS encoding Na+/H+ antiporter NhaC family protein: MYTREVLISLFAGVWSAALIISSWNPISATSLSLRWIVNTVNNPWNAKFLILIMLMGAGAALIYKSGSVLALENWMGNAVRTSRDSQILTWMIGMFIFIDSYTSTIVTGNATRDVSMKNKTSREAHSYILDSTTAPVTTFGPVSNWIGYQVSMIAAGFAAAGITAEQIGVTPYAVFLRSIPWNFYCLLAFFTVGFVAITQRYYGPMLDAEWRSRKEGKLMKDGAEALSDISTDVGEQSSKNPKLLNFFLPIISLLVVSVFSMWWLGDGYQAGVSIAQAFQETDIALALLYGSFAFVFFALIGALAYQTMSLSEASDAIIDGFKTMVIAAAIIILAWTIGHATDQVGTAEYVVNILMNIGLPGRALPIIIFLAAMFISFTTGTSWGTMAILTPIAVSTGYELVGFSIVPVLMGILFGGAIFGDHVSPISDTTVMSSIFAGSDHIDHVSSQIPYALTAAGVTIFTLVLYALGIDSVLILLTTAFVLMIILIVALNKYDAKRKGLPEIMPTAEEIKAGITSSKIKVFNKIATAAAAFYLIYMISIFLFANLAS; the protein is encoded by the coding sequence ATGTATACGAGGGAGGTACTTATTTCTTTATTTGCTGGTGTTTGGTCTGCGGCTTTAATTATCAGCAGTTGGAATCCGATTTCTGCAACTTCATTATCTTTACGCTGGATTGTAAATACAGTAAATAATCCTTGGAATGCTAAATTTTTAATTCTTATTATGTTAATGGGTGCAGGAGCAGCTTTGATTTATAAATCGGGTAGTGTTTTAGCCCTGGAAAATTGGATGGGTAATGCAGTTCGAACTTCAAGAGATTCTCAAATTTTGACCTGGATGATAGGGATGTTCATTTTCATTGATTCTTATACCAGTACAATTGTAACTGGTAATGCAACTCGTGATGTGAGTATGAAAAATAAAACATCCAGAGAGGCCCATTCTTATATTTTAGACTCTACAACAGCGCCTGTAACTACTTTTGGACCTGTTTCAAACTGGATTGGTTATCAGGTTTCTATGATTGCAGCAGGCTTTGCAGCCGCTGGGATTACTGCTGAACAGATTGGGGTAACTCCATATGCAGTATTTTTGCGTTCAATTCCCTGGAATTTTTATTGTCTTTTAGCTTTTTTTACAGTTGGATTTGTTGCTATTACTCAAAGATATTATGGCCCGATGCTCGATGCAGAATGGCGATCTCGTAAAGAAGGAAAATTGATGAAAGATGGAGCAGAAGCTTTATCAGATATTAGTACTGATGTAGGTGAGCAGAGTAGTAAAAATCCGAAATTACTTAATTTCTTTTTACCTATAATTTCTTTATTAGTTGTCAGTGTGTTTTCAATGTGGTGGCTTGGTGATGGTTACCAGGCAGGAGTAAGTATTGCCCAGGCTTTTCAGGAGACTGATATTGCTTTAGCCTTACTTTATGGATCCTTTGCCTTTGTCTTTTTTGCGTTAATTGGTGCTTTAGCTTATCAAACAATGTCTTTAAGTGAGGCCAGTGATGCAATAATTGATGGTTTTAAGACAATGGTCATTGCTGCTGCTATAATTATTTTAGCCTGGACAATTGGGCACGCAACTGATCAGGTAGGTACAGCAGAATATGTAGTAAATATTTTAATGAATATTGGTTTACCCGGTCGAGCACTACCAATCATTATCTTTTTAGCAGCAATGTTTATTTCATTTACCACAGGAACTTCCTGGGGTACAATGGCAATTTTAACACCTATTGCTGTGTCAACAGGTTATGAATTAGTAGGTTTTAGTATTGTACCAGTCTTGATGGGGATTTTATTTGGTGGAGCTATTTTTGGAGATCACGTATCGCCAATTTCTGATACCACAGTAATGTCGTCAATATTTGCTGGTTCAGATCACATTGATCATGTTAGTTCTCAGATTCCTTATGCCTTAACAGCGGCAGGAGTTACAATTTTCACCTTAGTTCTCTATGCTTTAGGAATTGATTCTGTATTAATTCTATTAACTACAGCTTTCGTTTTAATGATAATTTTAATAGTTGCTTTAAATAAATATGATGCTAAAAGAAAGGGACTGCCTGAGATAATGCCGACTGCAGAAGAAATTAAAGCAGGTATTACTTCCAGTAAAATTAAAGTATTCAATAAAATTGCTACTGCAGCTGCAGCCTTTTATCTGATTTATATGATTAGTATTTTCCTTTTTGCCAATTTGGCATCTTAG
- a CDS encoding YgiQ family radical SAM protein — protein sequence MVKQKQDLKNKKDSEKLENPRDQFMVISKDDMRKRGWEKLDFIIISGDAYLDHPSFGTAIIARVLEDAGFKVGIIAQPDWKSTADFKKLGEPRYGFLVTAGNMDSMVNHFSVSKNRRSYDNYSPGGESGHRPDRATIVYSNRLREAYADIPIIIGGIEASLRRFAYYDYWDDSVRRSILFDSRADLLVYGMGEKQILKIAENLEAGLDIKYINYLPGTAFIAEELESLYDYQLLPSYQEVKSNKKQYAYAYKIEYLEQDPIRGQQLVQQHGNRYLVQNPPVEPLSQEELDHIYSLPYQRDYHPMYERDGGVPAIKEVKFSLVSNRGCFGACSFCAISFHQGKMMTARSKESLIEEAKKIIEMDDFKGYIHDVGGPTANFRQASCSDQLSRGMCKGKECMFPSPCSKLEVNHEEYFDILRALRKLPGVKKVFIRSGIRFDYLLEDKASRKYLKELAAHHVSGQLKVAPEHVSDNVLSYMGKPGIEVFDKFRKAFYQVNEEIGLEQYLIPYFISSHPGSRLEDAVELAEYLRDINHHPDQVQDFYPTPGTMATAMYYSGFDPRTMEEVYVAKSAEAKKMQRALLQYHKKENHQLVRKALKMAGRKDLIGYDKKSLVQPTH from the coding sequence ATGGTAAAGCAAAAGCAAGATTTAAAGAATAAAAAAGACAGTGAAAAACTAGAAAACCCGAGAGATCAGTTTATGGTTATTTCAAAAGATGACATGAGAAAAAGGGGCTGGGAAAAGCTAGATTTCATTATTATCAGTGGTGATGCTTATCTGGATCATCCTTCATTTGGCACTGCTATTATTGCCCGTGTATTAGAAGATGCTGGTTTTAAAGTTGGAATTATTGCTCAGCCGGACTGGAAATCTACAGCTGACTTCAAAAAATTAGGAGAACCCAGATATGGATTTTTAGTTACAGCAGGCAATATGGATTCCATGGTTAATCATTTTTCTGTTTCTAAAAATAGACGCAGCTATGATAACTATTCTCCAGGCGGAGAAAGTGGACACCGACCAGATCGAGCCACTATAGTTTACAGCAATCGTCTTCGAGAGGCATATGCTGATATTCCAATTATTATTGGAGGAATTGAGGCCAGTCTGCGCCGTTTTGCTTATTATGATTATTGGGATGATAGTGTAAGAAGATCTATACTTTTTGACAGCAGAGCAGATCTTTTGGTTTATGGTATGGGAGAAAAACAAATTTTAAAGATTGCTGAAAATTTAGAAGCTGGACTGGATATTAAATATATTAATTATTTACCAGGAACAGCCTTTATTGCAGAAGAATTGGAATCTTTATATGATTATCAGCTTTTACCTTCTTACCAGGAAGTAAAAAGTAATAAGAAACAGTATGCCTATGCTTATAAAATAGAGTATCTAGAACAGGATCCAATTAGAGGTCAACAGCTGGTACAGCAGCATGGAAATCGCTATTTAGTTCAGAACCCACCAGTAGAACCTTTAAGTCAGGAGGAATTGGATCATATCTATTCTTTACCATATCAAAGAGATTATCATCCAATGTATGAAAGAGATGGTGGAGTGCCAGCAATTAAAGAGGTTAAATTTAGTCTGGTAAGCAATAGAGGCTGTTTTGGTGCCTGTTCATTTTGTGCTATTTCTTTTCATCAGGGAAAAATGATGACGGCCCGAAGTAAAGAATCTTTAATTGAGGAAGCAAAAAAAATAATTGAAATGGATGATTTTAAAGGATATATCCACGATGTAGGTGGCCCAACTGCCAATTTTCGCCAAGCTTCTTGCTCAGATCAGCTTTCACGTGGGATGTGTAAGGGCAAAGAATGTATGTTTCCTTCTCCCTGTAGTAAATTAGAAGTAAATCACGAAGAATATTTTGATATTTTAAGAGCTCTGAGAAAACTGCCAGGAGTCAAAAAAGTATTTATTCGTTCTGGCATTCGTTTTGATTACCTTTTAGAAGATAAAGCAAGCCGCAAATATTTAAAAGAACTAGCAGCTCATCATGTTAGTGGCCAGCTTAAAGTGGCCCCAGAACATGTTTCAGACAATGTCCTAAGCTATATGGGTAAACCAGGGATAGAAGTTTTTGATAAATTCAGAAAAGCTTTTTATCAAGTTAATGAAGAGATTGGATTAGAGCAGTATTTAATTCCTTATTTTATTTCTAGTCATCCAGGTAGTCGCTTGGAAGATGCTGTTGAGCTTGCAGAATATTTAAGAGATATTAATCATCATCCTGATCAGGTGCAGGATTTTTATCCAACCCCGGGAACAATGGCTACAGCAATGTATTATAGTGGTTTTGATCCGAGAACAATGGAAGAAGTTTATGTAGCAAAATCTGCAGAAGCTAAGAAAATGCAGCGAGCACTGCTGCAGTATCATAAAAAAGAAAATCATCAATTAGTTCGTAAAGCTCTAAAAATGGCTGGTCGTAAAGATTTGATCGGTTATGATAAAAAATCACTTGTACAGCCTACTCATTAA
- the larE gene encoding ATP-dependent sacrificial sulfur transferase LarE — protein sequence MSISTTKDKYKLLLDNLKELEPFVIAFSGGVDSTFLTAAAKEAGVEFEAVTVNTPFVPEREIREVKKLVQELEIEHQQLEIELNQLEKALENDAERCYHCKKVIFNQIMDYAAGKKVVEGSNLDDTGDYRPGRRALKELGIKSPLLTAQLTKKEIRMLSKDLGLITWNKPSLSCLATRVSYGNKITADRLEKIEIAEELLRRNGFHQFRVRDHNNLARIELSEADRDKILDLNLMDKLSDKLQKLGFQYVTLDLSAYESGSMNKEILEGKDE from the coding sequence ATGTCAATTAGTACAACAAAAGATAAGTATAAATTATTATTAGATAATTTAAAAGAACTTGAACCTTTTGTTATTGCTTTTTCAGGAGGGGTTGACAGCACATTTTTAACAGCAGCAGCTAAAGAAGCAGGAGTAGAATTTGAAGCTGTTACAGTTAATACTCCTTTTGTACCAGAAAGAGAAATAAGAGAAGTAAAAAAACTTGTGCAGGAATTAGAAATTGAGCATCAACAGCTTGAAATTGAGCTTAATCAGCTGGAAAAAGCTTTAGAAAACGATGCTGAACGCTGTTACCACTGTAAAAAAGTTATTTTTAACCAGATTATGGATTATGCTGCTGGTAAAAAAGTGGTCGAAGGGTCCAACCTTGATGATACTGGAGACTATAGGCCAGGACGCAGGGCTTTAAAAGAATTGGGAATTAAAAGCCCTCTGCTTACAGCTCAATTAACAAAAAAAGAAATTAGAATGCTTTCTAAAGATTTAGGATTAATAACCTGGAATAAGCCAAGTCTTTCCTGCCTGGCTACCAGAGTTTCTTATGGCAATAAAATAACAGCAGATCGATTGGAGAAAATTGAGATTGCTGAAGAACTTCTGCGCCGCAATGGTTTCCACCAGTTTAGGGTTAGAGATCATAATAATCTTGCCCGGATAGAATTATCAGAAGCTGATCGAGATAAGATTTTAGATTTAAATTTAATGGATAAATTGTCTGACAAATTACAGAAATTAGGTTTTCAATATGTTACTTTAGATTTGTCAGCTTATGAAAGTGGAAGTATGAATAAAGAAATTTTGGAGGGGAAAGATGAATAA
- the larB gene encoding nickel pincer cofactor biosynthesis protein LarB — MNKEDITAILEKVKNGELEVDAAASSLKDLPFKDLGFAKVDNHRSLRNGFPEVIYCEGKSLAEIEAIVKEMLKHENNILASRAEKEVYQQIKKIAPEAVYYERPKMIFIEKRKLKKTKSKILVVSGGTSDMPVAEEAVITAEALGNSVERLYDVGVAGIHRLLGNLDKLDDAEVIITVAGMEGALASVIGGLVDKPVIAVPTSVGYGANFGGLSALLTMLNSCASGIGVVNIDNGFGAAYLASTINLQIEKAREEG; from the coding sequence ATGAATAAAGAAGATATTACAGCAATTTTAGAAAAAGTCAAAAATGGCGAACTTGAAGTAGATGCTGCTGCATCTTCTTTAAAAGATCTTCCTTTTAAAGATCTTGGTTTTGCAAAGGTAGATAATCACCGCAGTTTACGTAATGGTTTTCCAGAGGTTATTTACTGTGAAGGGAAATCTTTGGCTGAAATTGAAGCTATAGTTAAAGAAATGTTAAAGCATGAAAATAATATTTTAGCAAGTAGGGCTGAAAAGGAAGTTTATCAGCAGATTAAAAAAATTGCTCCAGAGGCGGTTTATTATGAGCGGCCTAAAATGATTTTTATAGAAAAAAGGAAGCTCAAAAAGACTAAGAGTAAAATTTTAGTTGTCAGTGGTGGCACCTCTGATATGCCGGTAGCTGAAGAGGCTGTTATTACTGCTGAAGCTTTAGGTAATTCAGTTGAGCGGCTTTATGATGTTGGTGTAGCTGGTATTCATCGTCTGCTGGGGAATTTAGACAAATTAGATGATGCTGAAGTTATTATTACAGTAGCAGGGATGGAGGGTGCTCTGGCTAGTGTAATTGGTGGGTTGGTAGATAAGCCTGTAATTGCAGTCCCTACCAGTGTTGGTTATGGAGCTAATTTTGGTGGTTTGTCAGCTTTGTTGACAATGCTCAATAGTTGTGCCAGTGGAATTGGTGTAGTCAACATTGATAACGGTTTTGGAGCGGCATATTTAGCCAGCACAATTAACTTACAGATAGAAAAGGCAAGAGAGGAAGGCTAA